One genomic region from Spirosoma sp. KCTC 42546 encodes:
- a CDS encoding glycosyl hydrolase family 65 protein, producing MNGIKKPSGILLIICLLQTTVCVGQSGKVLTTDKLKNYVSYFNSIDEEAVKNYVPNDQSFDWLAKNIPLFDCPDSVVQEVYYYRWWAFRKHLKETPEGYVFTEFITNVNHAGKYNAISSALGHHIYEGRWLHNPQYINDYISFWLYIDPKHVAQRFHGFSSWVDDAVYNRYLVNLDKPFIQKNLQALDADYRKWQQEKQLPSGLFWQFDVKDAMEESISGSRKEKNRRPSINSYMYGNAKALATMAELAQNDTLQRRYQQQAAELKKLTLDSLWDESANFFEVKLEKGGFSNAREAIGFIPWYFNLPDDKPAYARQWNQLTDTTGFKAPWGITTAERRHPLFRTHGSGHGCEWDGPVWPFATTQTLKGLSNLLTNYRNQGQMTKSVFYDELLKYARSHTMNGKIYLGEYQDEKTGEWLKGDNPRSKFYNHSGFADLIISDLVGLKPRADNVLEIHPLIPETKWEWFCLDNVLYHGKILTILYDKTGKHYGKGKGFIVFSDGKQVSKGKTLGPLTTRL from the coding sequence ATGAATGGTATAAAGAAACCATCCGGCATACTTCTGATTATCTGTTTGTTACAAACGACGGTTTGTGTCGGGCAGTCGGGTAAGGTACTGACAACGGATAAGCTCAAAAATTACGTTTCGTACTTTAATTCCATTGACGAAGAAGCCGTAAAAAACTATGTGCCAAATGACCAGTCGTTTGACTGGCTTGCAAAGAATATTCCGCTATTCGATTGTCCAGATTCGGTAGTACAGGAGGTGTACTATTACCGCTGGTGGGCGTTTCGGAAGCATTTAAAAGAAACGCCGGAAGGTTACGTCTTCACCGAGTTCATCACCAACGTAAATCATGCCGGGAAGTACAATGCCATCAGCAGTGCCCTGGGACATCATATTTACGAAGGCCGATGGCTGCATAATCCGCAGTACATTAACGACTATATTTCGTTCTGGCTGTACATCGACCCAAAGCATGTAGCGCAGCGGTTTCATGGGTTCAGTAGCTGGGTCGACGATGCGGTGTATAATCGATACCTGGTCAATCTGGATAAGCCGTTTATCCAAAAGAACCTCCAGGCTTTAGATGCTGATTACCGGAAATGGCAGCAGGAAAAGCAGCTACCCAGCGGCTTGTTTTGGCAATTTGATGTGAAAGACGCCATGGAAGAGTCGATCAGTGGATCGCGAAAAGAGAAAAACCGACGTCCTTCCATCAATAGCTACATGTACGGCAATGCCAAAGCTCTGGCCACCATGGCCGAACTTGCCCAAAATGACACCCTCCAGCGCCGATACCAACAGCAGGCGGCCGAACTAAAAAAGCTAACGCTGGATAGCTTATGGGATGAATCCGCCAACTTTTTTGAAGTGAAGCTGGAAAAAGGCGGTTTCTCAAATGCCCGCGAAGCCATCGGATTTATTCCCTGGTATTTTAACCTGCCCGACGATAAGCCAGCCTATGCCCGTCAGTGGAATCAGCTTACCGACACTACCGGATTCAAGGCTCCCTGGGGCATTACCACCGCCGAACGTCGGCATCCGCTTTTCCGCACTCATGGGTCGGGGCACGGGTGTGAATGGGATGGTCCCGTCTGGCCATTTGCCACCACACAAACCCTGAAAGGACTGTCGAATCTGCTCACGAACTACAGGAATCAGGGGCAGATGACGAAGTCGGTATTTTATGATGAGTTGCTGAAATACGCCCGGTCGCACACCATGAACGGCAAAATTTACCTGGGGGAATATCAGGATGAAAAAACGGGCGAATGGCTGAAGGGGGATAATCCAAGAAGTAAATTTTACAACCATTCGGGCTTTGCTGACTTAATCATCAGCGATTTAGTAGGCCTGAAGCCGCGTGCCGATAACGTACTGGAAATTCATCCGTTGATACCCGAAACCAAATGGGAGTGGTTTTGCCTCGATAATGTGCTGTACCATGGAAAGATACTGACCATTTTATACGATAAAACCGGAAAACATTACGGCAAAGGCAAGGGCTTCATAGTCTTTTCTGATGGAAAACAAGTAAGTAAAGGGAAGACGCTTGGCCCATTGACAACTCGGCTATAA
- the pdxA gene encoding 4-hydroxythreonine-4-phosphate dehydrogenase PdxA produces the protein MNTEHKPIVGITMGDPASIGPEIAVKALLNPAIYEICNPLLVGDAGVFQDIATRLGLRAVIHPIKAVQDANFQLGTIDVYDLANVDLATLQFGEISAMAGEAAFASVKTVIDLALADEVDATVTGPINKKSINEAGHHFAGHTEIYAQYTNTKKYGMLLVEDQMKVIHVSTHVSLRQACDLVKKDRILDVTELLYNGLISLGETNLKIGIAGLNPHAGDSGLFGTEDDEEILPAVEEARRRGYDVEGPVPADTLFSKAATGYYGGVVAMYHDQGHIPFKLTGFKWNADKKQMDSVKGVNITMGLPIIRTSVDHGTAFEIAGKGVASPDAMVLAIESAVRLAKNSVMSERVNE, from the coding sequence ATGAACACTGAACACAAACCAATCGTAGGAATCACCATGGGTGATCCCGCGAGTATTGGCCCCGAAATAGCCGTTAAGGCACTGTTGAATCCAGCCATTTACGAGATTTGTAATCCGTTATTAGTTGGCGATGCCGGTGTATTTCAGGACATTGCAACCCGATTGGGTCTGCGCGCAGTCATTCACCCGATCAAAGCGGTTCAGGATGCGAACTTCCAGTTGGGTACGATTGACGTGTACGATCTGGCCAACGTTGACCTGGCTACGCTGCAATTCGGCGAAATATCGGCAATGGCCGGAGAAGCTGCTTTTGCTTCGGTGAAAACCGTTATTGATCTGGCTCTGGCCGATGAGGTGGATGCAACCGTTACAGGGCCGATCAACAAAAAATCTATTAATGAAGCGGGCCACCATTTTGCGGGGCATACCGAAATTTATGCGCAGTATACGAATACAAAGAAATACGGCATGCTTCTGGTGGAGGATCAGATGAAAGTGATTCACGTATCCACGCACGTATCGCTTCGGCAAGCCTGCGATCTGGTAAAAAAAGATCGGATTCTTGACGTAACCGAACTACTCTACAACGGCCTGATTTCGCTGGGTGAAACCAATCTGAAAATTGGAATAGCTGGCCTGAATCCCCACGCTGGCGATTCGGGCCTGTTTGGCACAGAAGACGACGAGGAAATCTTACCCGCCGTTGAAGAAGCCAGACGTCGGGGCTATGATGTGGAAGGTCCCGTTCCTGCCGATACGCTGTTTTCCAAGGCGGCTACAGGCTACTATGGGGGCGTAGTGGCTATGTATCACGATCAGGGCCATATTCCATTCAAGCTGACCGGTTTCAAATGGAATGCCGATAAAAAGCAGATGGATAGTGTCAAGGGGGTAAATATCACTATGGGCCTGCCCATTATCCGCACGTCCGTCGATCATGGAACGGCCTTTGAAATTGCTGGAAAGGGCGTTGCCAGTCCCGATGCAATGGTACTGGCCATTGAATCGGCGGTGCGATTGGCGAAAAATTCTGTAATGAGCGAAAGAGTGAATGAGTGA
- a CDS encoding sodium:solute symporter, producing the protein MSIPTLSILDYLIIGLVLIINLYFGLRYAKNQRTTETYFAARGRVPAWAIGMSLLATLISSVTFLGYPSEGYSSNWILLVQGLMVPIVLLGTIWFIVPLYRKVIGLSTYEYFEKRFGSFARYYSSTAFVLRQFSSMGTVFFLLSVALTNMTGGDTFYIIVLVGLIIIAVNLLGGIEAVIWLDVFQGFMLFASGILCVVVILYSVRGGFSEVITIASANGRTGFGPYDLDFTKLTFVVMVINGMFYAIQKYGTDQTVVQRYLTAKTDKAAIKASILGISLTVPVWALFMFIGTALYVYYKQQPLPQGMRPDAVFPYFIMTKFPTGVVGFILAAMISAAICSLSADLNSLAAVGLEDFYKKARPARTDKEYLTVSKAIVVISGLIAILIGAIYLQAGNEGVLGIVFTLYAIFSGGIVGIFLLGIFSARANRQGVNIAILVCILFTAYAFLTSTQIGYGANKKLLLDMGDYNFTHHKLMLGVYSHLVVIGVGYVASLFFPKPKLDTNLLYSGWRNTSKEVSLESSSSPKLPV; encoded by the coding sequence ATGTCAATCCCAACCTTAAGCATCCTCGACTACCTGATCATCGGCCTGGTGCTGATTATCAATTTGTACTTTGGGTTACGGTACGCCAAAAACCAACGGACAACAGAAACGTATTTCGCGGCCAGGGGGCGAGTACCCGCCTGGGCAATTGGTATGTCTTTGCTGGCTACGCTGATTAGTAGCGTCACGTTTCTGGGCTACCCAAGCGAAGGCTATTCGTCGAACTGGATCTTACTGGTACAGGGGCTAATGGTCCCTATCGTGTTGCTCGGAACCATCTGGTTTATCGTGCCTCTGTATCGCAAAGTGATCGGGCTGAGTACCTACGAATATTTCGAAAAACGCTTTGGTTCATTTGCCCGCTATTACAGTTCTACGGCCTTCGTTCTCCGGCAGTTTTCCTCCATGGGTACGGTCTTTTTTCTACTGTCGGTGGCGCTCACCAACATGACAGGGGGCGATACGTTTTATATCATTGTTCTGGTCGGTCTCATCATCATTGCGGTGAATTTACTGGGTGGGATTGAAGCGGTTATCTGGCTGGATGTTTTTCAGGGATTTATGCTGTTTGCCAGTGGTATTCTCTGTGTAGTGGTTATTCTTTACTCCGTTCGGGGTGGATTTTCGGAAGTTATTACCATTGCCTCGGCGAATGGGCGGACGGGTTTTGGACCCTACGACCTCGATTTTACAAAGCTTACTTTCGTTGTAATGGTCATCAACGGCATGTTCTATGCCATTCAAAAATATGGCACTGACCAAACGGTTGTCCAGCGTTACCTGACCGCTAAAACCGACAAAGCAGCCATCAAAGCCTCTATTTTGGGTATCTCACTAACGGTGCCCGTTTGGGCGCTGTTTATGTTTATCGGCACCGCCCTATACGTCTATTACAAGCAACAGCCCTTGCCCCAGGGGATGCGGCCCGATGCCGTTTTTCCGTATTTCATCATGACGAAATTCCCGACGGGCGTAGTGGGATTTATTCTGGCAGCTATGATTTCGGCGGCTATCTGTAGCCTTAGTGCCGACCTGAATTCGCTGGCAGCAGTTGGTCTGGAAGATTTCTATAAAAAAGCTCGCCCTGCCCGTACGGATAAAGAATACCTGACGGTGAGTAAAGCGATTGTTGTGATTTCGGGCCTTATCGCTATTCTGATTGGGGCCATCTATTTGCAGGCGGGTAATGAGGGCGTTTTAGGTATTGTATTTACCCTGTACGCCATTTTTTCGGGGGGGATTGTCGGTATTTTTTTGCTGGGCATTTTCAGTGCACGCGCCAACAGACAGGGGGTCAATATTGCCATTCTCGTGTGCATTCTGTTTACCGCCTACGCCTTTCTAACCTCGACCCAGATTGGATATGGGGCCAACAAGAAACTATTGCTGGATATGGGGGATTACAACTTCACGCATCATAAACTGATGCTGGGCGTCTATAGCCATCTGGTCGTTATTGGCGTTGGTTACGTAGCGAGCCTGTTTTTCCCCAAGCCTAAACTGGATACGAATCTTCTGTATAGTGGCTGGCGAAACACGTCGAAAGAAGTATCCTTAGAATCGTCATCTTCCCCAAAGCTTCCAGTTTAA
- the galB gene encoding beta-galactosidase GalB → MTTRGFKKPHLSIISNQHHVSLLYLLLTLLTYPVFAQNEPRTILDFNKGWQFYLGDNAKAKDVAFDDSNWRDLTLPHDWSIEGQFSEHHLSTTQEGALPTGIGWYRKTFAVPASSKNKVIFIEFDGVYRNSEVWINGHSLGIRPYGYSSFRYELSTYLKFGSEKNVLAVRVDNAAQPNSRWYTGSGIYRNVRLVTTSTIAVDQWGTFVSTPTVTNQKAQVLVQVSIRNVVGRHSSGWNSGGTPQSVNITSVILDASGKEVATQTRTSVQLIDTLTTVAQQIDLLNPTLWSVNKPYLYTVITRVYQQNRLVDSYQTPLGIRYFRFDPATGFSVNGQPTKILGVCLHHDLGALGAAVNRRAIQRQLELLKAMGCNAIRTAHNPPAPEFLDLCDEMGFIVMDEAFDMWKKKKSKQDYGLNWDAWHKTDLEDMVRRDRNHPSIFMWSIGNEIREQFDSTGLTITKELAGIVKKLDTTRPVTSALTENIPDKNFIYRSGALDLLGFNYKHEAYAEFPKTFPNQAVLASETGSSLQTRGHYDMPSDSIRMWGKGGPAKFTDGNPDWTASAYDNEAAYWGSTHEQTWKAIKKLPHMAGLFVWTGFDYLGEPHPYPWPARSSYFGILDLAGFPKDSYYLYQTEWTDKPVLHIFPHWNWQKGKTVDVWAYYNQADEVELFLNDNSLGIRKKNGDDLHVMWRVPYEPGTLKAVSRKDGKPVLTRTISTAGKAAKIQVIADRNTLKADGKDLSFITVNIVDEQGNLVPDANHLITFAIVGEGTIAGVDNGYQASLEPFKASYRKAYNGKCLAIIQSTEKAGKVTVKARAEGLQEAEVELVSK, encoded by the coding sequence TTGACGACACGAGGTTTTAAGAAACCTCACCTGTCGATTATAAGTAACCAACATCACGTCAGCCTTCTATATTTACTATTAACCCTGTTAACCTACCCAGTTTTTGCCCAAAACGAGCCACGGACTATCCTGGATTTCAACAAGGGCTGGCAGTTTTATCTGGGCGATAATGCTAAGGCGAAAGATGTAGCGTTTGACGACTCAAACTGGCGAGATCTAACCTTACCGCACGACTGGAGTATTGAAGGGCAGTTCAGCGAACATCACCTGAGTACAACCCAGGAAGGTGCCCTGCCTACGGGGATTGGCTGGTACCGAAAAACGTTTGCTGTACCTGCTTCATCAAAAAACAAGGTTATCTTTATTGAATTCGATGGGGTTTATCGGAATAGCGAAGTCTGGATAAACGGACACTCACTGGGCATTCGGCCCTATGGCTACAGCTCGTTTCGGTACGAACTAAGTACGTATTTGAAATTCGGTAGTGAGAAAAACGTTCTGGCTGTCCGGGTCGATAACGCAGCGCAACCCAATTCTCGCTGGTACACAGGCTCAGGCATTTATCGGAATGTGCGACTGGTAACGACCTCAACCATAGCCGTAGATCAGTGGGGTACGTTTGTTTCGACGCCCACTGTCACAAACCAAAAAGCGCAGGTTTTAGTGCAGGTTAGCATCCGTAACGTGGTTGGCCGGCATTCCAGTGGCTGGAACTCAGGTGGAACGCCACAATCAGTTAACATCACCAGCGTTATTCTGGATGCTTCGGGGAAAGAGGTAGCTACGCAAACGAGAACGTCTGTTCAACTCATTGATACACTCACTACGGTTGCCCAACAGATTGATCTCCTGAATCCAACGCTTTGGTCAGTCAACAAGCCCTATTTATACACCGTTATCACCCGGGTTTATCAGCAAAATAGACTGGTGGATAGCTACCAAACACCCCTGGGTATTCGTTACTTCAGATTTGATCCGGCAACCGGTTTTTCAGTGAATGGGCAACCCACAAAAATTCTGGGCGTTTGCCTTCACCACGATCTGGGTGCCTTAGGTGCTGCTGTAAACCGACGGGCCATACAGCGGCAGCTTGAACTCCTGAAGGCCATGGGCTGCAATGCCATCCGCACTGCGCATAATCCACCCGCCCCCGAATTCCTGGACTTGTGCGACGAGATGGGCTTCATTGTTATGGACGAAGCCTTCGATATGTGGAAGAAAAAGAAATCGAAGCAGGATTATGGCCTTAACTGGGATGCCTGGCATAAGACCGACCTCGAAGATATGGTCCGTCGCGACCGAAATCACCCGTCTATTTTCATGTGGAGTATTGGTAACGAAATTCGGGAACAGTTTGATTCAACAGGGCTTACGATCACGAAAGAGCTAGCCGGAATTGTTAAAAAACTGGATACAACCCGGCCTGTTACGTCGGCGCTGACGGAGAATATACCCGATAAAAACTTTATTTATCGCTCAGGTGCCTTAGATCTTTTAGGGTTCAATTATAAACACGAAGCCTACGCCGAATTCCCCAAAACGTTCCCGAATCAGGCCGTTCTTGCCTCCGAAACAGGTTCGTCCCTGCAAACACGCGGGCACTATGATATGCCTTCCGACTCCATACGCATGTGGGGCAAAGGCGGTCCCGCCAAATTCACGGATGGTAACCCCGACTGGACTGCTTCGGCCTATGATAACGAAGCTGCTTACTGGGGTTCCACACATGAACAAACCTGGAAAGCCATCAAAAAACTGCCGCACATGGCGGGACTTTTCGTCTGGACTGGCTTCGATTATTTAGGTGAGCCGCATCCCTATCCCTGGCCTGCACGCAGTTCCTATTTCGGCATTCTTGACCTGGCTGGTTTCCCTAAAGATAGTTATTATCTGTACCAGACCGAGTGGACAGACAAGCCGGTCCTGCATATTTTCCCGCACTGGAATTGGCAAAAAGGGAAAACGGTTGATGTATGGGCCTACTATAATCAGGCCGATGAGGTCGAGCTTTTTCTCAATGACAACTCATTAGGTATTCGAAAAAAAAACGGGGATGACTTGCATGTCATGTGGCGCGTTCCGTACGAACCCGGTACCCTGAAAGCCGTCTCCCGAAAAGACGGTAAACCCGTATTAACTCGAACGATTTCGACGGCTGGCAAAGCTGCTAAAATCCAAGTGATTGCGGATCGGAATACACTCAAAGCCGATGGCAAAGACCTGTCGTTCATTACGGTTAACATAGTGGATGAGCAAGGGAATCTCGTGCCAGATGCTAACCATCTAATTACGTTTGCTATAGTAGGAGAGGGCACGATTGCTGGTGTTGATAATGGTTACCAGGCCAGTCTTGAACCGTTCAAAGCTAGCTACCGAAAAGCCTACAACGGAAAGTGTCTGGCTATTATTCAGTCAACCGAAAAAGCAGGAAAGGTAACTGTAAAGGCTAGGGCAGAAGGGTTGCAGGAAGCAGAAGTTGAGTTGGTTAGTAAATAA
- a CDS encoding four-carbon acid sugar kinase family protein, which produces MIAVIADDLTGAAELAGIGLTYGLTVELAMSVNSQSRAELIVIATDARSVSESEAVQEMTDVSEALGAMQPDLIYKKVDSVLRGHIIAEVHAQLVVLGLTKALIVPANPALGRTLVDGHYYIHGERIHTTHFAEDPEFPITESAIQKRFSGATGLQVLAALSTLPNEGIIIGEVEKQADLHNWVNHLDKQTLPIGGSGFFTAILDSLQLPKKPIDELVILNECRLYVCGSSFGDRVELVKSAKEAGHAVSYMPSQLTNVGGLMSVALANWATEIAGYLQRKKQVILAIDPDSTEGKTGMALHLRTVMAMVVKEVLNQVTVHELIIEGGSTAASVLREIGITRLEPVQELAPGVVRTRAIKTAEFRPAGCRPEELYITVKPGSYHWPPALWSLGSH; this is translated from the coding sequence ATGATAGCTGTCATTGCAGACGATTTAACGGGAGCGGCCGAATTAGCGGGCATTGGCCTAACCTACGGACTTACCGTTGAACTTGCGATGTCTGTCAATTCGCAGTCACGTGCCGAATTAATCGTTATTGCTACCGATGCCCGGTCAGTTTCTGAATCAGAAGCTGTACAGGAAATGACCGACGTTAGTGAGGCTTTAGGTGCCATGCAGCCGGACCTGATTTACAAAAAGGTCGATTCGGTACTACGTGGGCATATTATTGCGGAAGTACACGCGCAATTGGTGGTTCTTGGTTTGACAAAAGCCCTGATCGTTCCGGCAAATCCGGCACTGGGCAGAACTCTTGTTGACGGGCATTACTACATTCATGGCGAACGAATTCATACAACTCATTTTGCCGAAGACCCAGAGTTTCCAATAACGGAGTCAGCTATACAAAAACGGTTTAGTGGGGCTACTGGTTTACAGGTACTGGCGGCTCTGTCTACATTGCCAAATGAGGGTATTATCATTGGTGAAGTTGAAAAACAGGCTGATTTGCACAACTGGGTAAATCACCTTGATAAACAGACTTTACCGATTGGCGGGTCAGGGTTCTTTACCGCGATTCTGGATTCACTACAATTGCCAAAAAAACCTATTGATGAGCTAGTTATCCTGAATGAATGCCGCCTTTACGTCTGCGGAAGCAGTTTTGGCGATCGGGTTGAGTTAGTGAAAAGTGCGAAAGAAGCTGGACATGCCGTGAGTTATATGCCGAGCCAGCTAACGAATGTGGGTGGTTTAATGTCTGTTGCACTTGCCAATTGGGCAACCGAAATTGCAGGTTATTTGCAACGAAAAAAGCAGGTGATCCTCGCTATTGATCCTGATTCCACGGAGGGTAAAACGGGTATGGCACTTCACTTGCGAACCGTAATGGCAATGGTAGTGAAGGAGGTGTTGAATCAGGTTACAGTTCACGAACTGATCATTGAAGGAGGCTCAACGGCTGCGTCTGTCCTTCGGGAAATCGGTATCACGCGGCTTGAGCCTGTTCAGGAGCTGGCCCCTGGAGTCGTTCGAACCAGAGCTATTAAAACAGCGGAATTCCGCCCAGCGGGATGCCGCCCAGAAGAATTATATATTACTGTAAAACCGGGAAGCTATCACTGGCCACCGGCATTGTGGTCATTAGGTAGTCATTGA
- a CDS encoding glycosylase, with translation MTCHFSRIVLVCLLPLSGFAQSSRISDAQMQRIYEEVKTPFKYGLIMTPADNSLKMDCPTVFRKGKKWYMTYLIYGGRGYETWLATSNDLLNWKTMGRIMSFSDTTQWDGNQKAAYNALQDYEWDGRYGLNKYKGNYWMSYIGGAAQGYEAGDLSIGIAYTAKDPTIVHEWKRASTPVLTAKDADVRWWENRKLFKSSVIQDLNLLTGHPFVMYYNANGDTTGVNKTRWFERIGMAVSDDMLHWQRYRKAPVLMHSAGITGDAVIQKIDDLYVMFYFGAFWEDRKGAFNRFAASTDLVNWTDWTGANLIEPSESYDDLYAHKSFVLKHKGVVYHFYCAVNKADQRGIAVATSVDLGKSTKRFVAAPATKKP, from the coding sequence ATGACCTGCCACTTTTCCCGAATTGTACTCGTTTGCCTGTTACCACTATCCGGGTTTGCCCAATCATCCCGCATTTCGGATGCACAGATGCAGCGAATTTATGAGGAAGTCAAAACGCCTTTTAAGTATGGGTTGATTATGACACCCGCCGATAACTCGTTGAAGATGGACTGCCCAACGGTCTTTCGGAAGGGAAAAAAGTGGTACATGACGTACCTGATTTATGGCGGAAGGGGGTACGAGACCTGGCTGGCTACGAGTAACGATCTGCTCAACTGGAAAACGATGGGCCGGATCATGTCATTCTCGGATACTACTCAGTGGGATGGGAATCAAAAAGCGGCCTATAATGCCTTACAGGATTACGAGTGGGATGGGCGCTACGGCCTGAACAAGTACAAGGGGAACTACTGGATGTCCTATATCGGTGGAGCAGCCCAAGGGTACGAAGCAGGTGATTTGTCAATCGGGATTGCCTATACCGCAAAAGATCCGACAATCGTGCACGAATGGAAGCGTGCATCAACGCCCGTGCTGACCGCCAAAGACGCCGACGTGCGCTGGTGGGAAAATCGTAAACTGTTTAAAAGCTCAGTCATTCAGGACCTCAACCTACTGACGGGCCATCCTTTTGTGATGTATTACAACGCCAACGGCGATACAACGGGCGTGAATAAAACGCGCTGGTTCGAACGGATAGGCATGGCCGTGTCGGACGATATGCTGCATTGGCAGCGGTACCGGAAAGCGCCCGTTTTGATGCACTCGGCAGGTATTACTGGCGACGCCGTGATTCAGAAAATAGACGATCTGTATGTAATGTTCTATTTCGGGGCCTTCTGGGAAGATCGGAAAGGGGCCTTTAACCGCTTTGCTGCTTCAACAGATTTAGTCAACTGGACCGACTGGACGGGAGCCAACCTGATTGAGCCCTCAGAATCGTATGACGATTTATACGCTCATAAATCGTTCGTTCTGAAGCATAAAGGCGTTGTATATCACTTTTATTGCGCAGTTAACAAAGCCGATCAGCGCGGTATCGCCGTGGCCACATCGGTCGATTTAGGGAAGAGTACGAAGCGTTTTGTAGCCGCACCTGCCACAAAGAAACCATGA
- a CDS encoding dihydrodipicolinate synthase family protein — translation MKKKYQGVVVPLVTPLTEGYQLDRAAVEKMIANLQASNAMPFVLGTTGESSSLPTSLKKAYVLEAVRLKSADTILYAGISSNCLEESVEFANYCFDVGVDAVAATLPSYYALSESQMKQYFEQLADQLNGPLIIYNIFATTRMSIPLPIVDELSFHPNIVGIKDSERSTERLHEALALWANRPDFSHFMGWAARSADALLRGSDGLVPSTGNLLPAIYRDMLKAVQEGDEDKAYGYQSQSDVFGHLYQAGRTLGESLWALKVLMQEYNLCGTTMMPPLQALSTSEETDLKIALAELVEKEEIQL, via the coding sequence ATGAAAAAGAAATACCAGGGTGTTGTGGTTCCGCTGGTTACACCCCTCACCGAAGGGTATCAATTAGATAGAGCGGCTGTCGAGAAGATGATTGCCAATTTACAGGCCAGTAACGCTATGCCCTTTGTACTGGGAACAACGGGCGAATCGTCTTCCTTGCCCACTTCATTGAAAAAGGCATATGTGCTGGAAGCCGTCCGATTAAAATCGGCGGATACAATATTATACGCCGGGATTTCGTCGAACTGCCTGGAAGAGTCGGTTGAGTTTGCCAATTACTGCTTTGATGTAGGTGTCGATGCCGTAGCGGCAACGCTTCCCTCGTACTATGCACTGTCGGAGAGCCAGATGAAGCAGTATTTCGAGCAGTTGGCCGATCAACTGAATGGCCCGCTGATTATCTACAACATTTTCGCCACCACCCGAATGTCGATTCCGTTGCCGATTGTCGATGAGCTGAGCTTTCACCCTAACATTGTGGGAATTAAAGACTCAGAGCGCAGCACCGAACGATTGCACGAAGCCCTTGCCCTGTGGGCCAACCGACCTGATTTCAGCCATTTTATGGGGTGGGCAGCCCGCTCGGCCGATGCGTTGTTGCGGGGTAGCGATGGGCTGGTACCGAGTACCGGGAATCTGCTGCCAGCTATTTACCGCGACATGCTGAAAGCGGTTCAGGAAGGCGATGAAGACAAAGCCTACGGTTATCAAAGTCAATCGGATGTCTTTGGGCATCTGTATCAGGCCGGCCGTACGTTGGGCGAGTCCCTCTGGGCGCTTAAAGTGCTGATGCAGGAATACAACCTCTGCGGAACGACCATGATGCCACCTCTGCAGGCACTATCGACCAGTGAAGAAACCGACTTGAAAATTGCCCTGGCTGAGTTGGTGGAAAAAGAAGAAATACAGCTTTGA